The Podospora pseudocomata strain CBS 415.72m chromosome 3, whole genome shotgun sequence genome window below encodes:
- a CDS encoding hypothetical protein (EggNog:ENOG503NU7U; COG:G) translates to MGSDGEKPASPTLSDTGNHVSEAIPTLDRHEEKRLLLKLDAVFVPIIMLVYLSCFLDRTNIGNVKVAGMPEDIGASDVEFSTAVSIFYATYVAFESPWAILLKKLTPRVVLTGLCVVWSLTTIFSGFITDIGGLYAARLILGACEGGLFPGLNLYLTMVYKREEQARRVSYLFVCAALSGAFGGLLAYLLLKMDGIGGYAGWRWVYIIEGIFSILIGLLIWFGLPNDPTNAYFLNEREREMMQIRAKQRAQYMGSEEFSWEEIRIALKDFKLWISGAIQFCQDILLYGFSTFLPSIITSMGHSSIEAQYLTIPVYILGGACFLTLAFVSDHLCIRGPFIAFANVFGIVGYILIICPTSNAVKFFGTFLCAIAVYSGPGLNLTWLNVNVAPHYRRAASIGFQQTIGNTAGIVAGQIYRTSPYLLGNIFSVSALGLAQLLILIHWLYIRRCNLLKEQIASGKVEDKRRVKTGDWELDFKYHL, encoded by the exons ATGGGCTCTGACGGGGAGAAGCCAGCATCTCCAACTCTATCCGACACCGGCAATCATGTATCAGAAgccatccccaccctcgaCCGCCACGAAGAAAAGCGGCTGCTCTTGAAGCTAGATGCTGTTTTCGTTCCAATCATCATGCTGGTCTATCTTTCTTGCTTCCTTGACCGCACCAATATCGGCAATGTCAAAGTGGCGGGGATGCCGGAGGATATCGGCGCATCTGATGTCGAGTTTTCGACCGCAGTGTCCATTTTTTACGCAACATATGTCGCATTCGAATCACCCTGGGCTATCCTACTCAAGAAACTCACTCCAAGAGTTGTGTTGACAGGCCTCTGCGTGGTCTGGAGCTTGACTACTATTTTCTCTGGTTTCATCACAGATATCGGGGGGCTGTATGCTGCAAGGTTAATACTAGGAGCATGTGAAGGCGGCCTCTTCCCCGGCTTAAATCTGTATCTGACCATGGTTTACAAACGAGAAGAACAAGCTCGCAGGGTCTCGTATCTGTTTGTTTGTGCGGCATTGTCGGGCgcgtttggggggttgttggcatACTTGCTCCTGAAAATGGACGGCATAGGGGGATATGCTGGTTGGAGATGGGTCTACATCATAGAAGGCATCTTCAGCATCCTCATAGGCTTGTTGATTTGGTTTGGCTTGCCAAACGATCCCACCAACGCCTACTTCTTGAACGAGAGAGAAAGGGAAATGATGCAGATACGAGCAAAGCAGAGGGCACAGTATATGGGCAGTGAGGAGTTCAGTTGGGAAGAGATCAGAATAGCTTTGAAGGATTTCAAATTGTGGATCAG CGGAGCCATTCAATTCTGCCAGGACATACTTTTGTACGGTTTTAGCACGTTTCTCccttccatcatcaccagtaTGGGCCATAGCAGCATCGAAGCTCAGTACCTCACTATCCCGGTTTACATTCTCGGAGGAGCGTGCTTTTTGACCCTGGCATTTGTTTCCGACCATCTGTGCATCCGAGGCCCGTTCATTGCCTTTGCCAACGTCTTTGGCATCGTCGGTTACATTCTCATCATCTGCCCGACAAGTAATGCCGTCAAATTCTTTGGCACGTTTCTGTGCGCAATTGCAGTGTACAGTGGTCCTGGACTCAATCTCACGTGGCTCAATGTAAACGTCGCACCCCATTATCGCCGGGCAGCTTCGATTGGATTCCAACAGACCATCGGCAACACAGCTGGCATCGTGGCAGGCCAAATTTACCGGACTTCACCGTATCTCTTGGGCAACATCTTTTCGGTCAGCGCTCTGGGCCTGGCTCAACTACTAATCCTGATTCACTGGTTGTACATTAGACGGTGCAACTTGCTCAAGGAGCAGATTGCCAGTGGAAAAGTGGAAGACAAGAGAAGGGTAAAGACTGGTGACTGGGAGTTGGACTTTAAATATCATCTCTAG